A window of the Mucilaginibacter sp. cycad4 genome harbors these coding sequences:
- a CDS encoding SGNH/GDSL hydrolase family protein, translating into MIKALLITLLLGFTAGTVLAQKTKNGSAGSAPATYTIQNAANDTWKGFERINITIGPHKAYYVNPKKALEGNPWVWRASFPDWHTDIDSILLTRGFHVAFVNVDNQYGSPYALQVWDTFYRYLTTKQAFAPKAALEGVSRGGLYVYGWAKRNPDKISCIYNEAPVCDIKSWPGGKLTAAGDTNLWKQLQQVYHFTEQQALDYKDNPIDNLDGLAAFKVPVMHIIGINDKLVPNAENTNILAQRYTALGGPMMIYPVTAGPQELNGHHFPIEHPEHWADIITDYSYPVKKILPYSDYFTTRNGLANSFNVLRSGKKATVAFLGGSITYNPGWRQKISRYLTERFPSTDFHFIQAGIPSLGSVPHAFRLQRDVLDPGKVDLMFVEAAVNDNVNGLDSLTEIRALEGIVRHAKKANPLMDLVMMSFVDPDKIRDYNNGKTPVQIKNHELVAEHYGLPSINLAKEVADKLNNHEFSWQYDFKNLHPAIYGQELYFATIKSLLNTCFDNRQGIIPKINSLPKPLNTLNLGNGRYYSIQNAKNLNGWTINPDWSPNDKLSTRDGFVHKPMLIGTKPGSSLTLPFSGTAIGIAIVSGPDAGIISYSIDGGAEQKMDLYTQFSSWIYLPWYVTFSTDLKKGSHTLSLKVDSDKNKNSKGNTCQVLYFLTN; encoded by the coding sequence ATGATTAAAGCTTTACTAATTACGCTATTATTGGGGTTCACGGCCGGTACTGTCTTAGCCCAAAAAACCAAAAATGGCAGCGCAGGGAGTGCCCCTGCCACCTATACTATTCAAAATGCAGCTAACGATACCTGGAAGGGATTTGAACGGATCAACATTACCATAGGCCCCCATAAAGCTTATTATGTAAACCCTAAAAAGGCACTCGAAGGCAACCCATGGGTATGGCGGGCCTCATTTCCGGATTGGCATACCGATATTGACAGTATCCTGCTAACCAGGGGTTTTCATGTTGCTTTTGTAAATGTTGATAATCAATATGGCAGCCCCTATGCTTTGCAGGTTTGGGATACTTTTTACAGATACCTAACCACTAAACAGGCTTTTGCTCCAAAAGCCGCGCTTGAGGGTGTAAGCCGCGGCGGCTTATATGTATATGGCTGGGCCAAACGCAATCCCGATAAAATCAGTTGTATTTATAACGAAGCCCCTGTTTGCGATATCAAAAGCTGGCCGGGCGGCAAGCTAACTGCCGCTGGTGACACTAATCTTTGGAAACAACTGCAACAGGTTTACCACTTCACAGAACAACAAGCGCTTGATTATAAAGACAACCCCATTGATAACCTGGATGGGCTTGCTGCCTTTAAAGTACCTGTTATGCACATCATTGGTATAAACGACAAGTTGGTGCCTAATGCCGAAAACACCAACATCCTTGCACAACGCTATACCGCTTTAGGCGGACCAATGATGATATACCCCGTAACTGCCGGCCCTCAGGAGTTGAACGGGCACCACTTCCCGATTGAGCACCCGGAGCACTGGGCCGATATCATTACAGACTATAGCTATCCTGTAAAAAAGATACTTCCCTATAGCGATTATTTTACCACCCGTAATGGGCTGGCTAATAGTTTTAACGTATTGCGTTCGGGTAAAAAAGCTACGGTAGCATTTTTAGGTGGCTCCATCACTTATAATCCGGGCTGGCGTCAAAAAATAAGCCGTTACCTTACCGAACGCTTTCCATCAACTGATTTTCATTTTATACAGGCCGGGATCCCTTCATTAGGTAGCGTACCTCATGCTTTCCGCTTACAGCGGGATGTGCTTGACCCGGGCAAAGTTGATTTGATGTTTGTTGAAGCTGCGGTAAACGATAATGTGAACGGGCTGGATAGCCTGACCGAGATACGCGCTTTGGAAGGCATTGTAAGGCATGCCAAAAAAGCCAATCCGCTGATGGACCTCGTCATGATGTCGTTTGTTGATCCGGATAAGATCAGGGATTACAACAATGGTAAAACCCCGGTGCAAATAAAAAACCACGAACTGGTTGCAGAGCACTATGGTTTACCATCCATTAATCTTGCCAAAGAAGTTGCTGACAAATTAAATAACCACGAGTTTTCATGGCAATATGATTTTAAAAACCTGCACCCGGCCATTTACGGGCAGGAACTTTACTTTGCCACCATAAAAAGCCTGCTTAATACATGCTTTGATAACCGGCAGGGCATTATTCCAAAAATAAATTCATTACCCAAACCGCTTAATACACTCAATCTCGGCAATGGCCGCTATTACAGTATCCAAAATGCAAAAAATCTAAACGGCTGGACCATCAACCCCGATTGGTCGCCAAATGATAAACTGAGCACCCGCGATGGCTTTGTACATAAGCCTATGTTAATTGGCACAAAACCGGGTTCATCATTAACACTGCCATTTAGCGGCACCGCTATAGGTATAGCCATCGTATCCGGACCTGATGCAGGAATTATAAGTTATAGCATTGACGGCGGCGCTGAACAAAAGATGGACTTATATACGCAATTCAGTTCCTGGATCTACCTGCCCTGGTATGTAACCTTCAGCACCGACCTTAAAAAAGGCTCACACACGCTCAGCCTGAAAGTAGACTCCGATAAAAATAAAAACAGCAAAGGGAACACGTGCCAGGTACTTTATTTTTTAACAAATTAA
- a CDS encoding glycoside hydrolase family 95 protein, translated as MPIKTPLLITVMITGITTFTYAQTKQLKLWYKQPAQRWEETVALGNGRLGMMPDGGITNEKIVLNDITMWSGSSQDANNYEAYKKLPEIRSLLAAGKNVKAQAIIDKSFVCTGKGSGGVPFGCFQMLADLNLKYQYKGIEDKDVKYESYERELSLNNALAKTTCKVNGVTYKREYFTSFGDDVDVIKLSADKPGMLNLSININRPERGVTSTTGNELDLTGQLDNGTDGKGVAYKARVKARLTGGTLSTTPASLVIKDATEVIIYVSAGTDFKNHLYLTKIDNALTAAMKKPYALEKQQHIANFQKLFNRVKVDLGASEAEKLTTDQRLIAFHTNPDADKGLPVLFYQFGRYLSICSTRVGLLPPNLQGLWANEVHTPWNGDYHLDINIEMNQWPVEVSNLSELNLPLADLVKGMVPHGEKTAKAYYNADGWVAHVITNPWGFTEPGESASWGICKVGSGWLCDNLWQHYDFTGDKNYLKQIYPILKGAAQFYNSMLISDAKTGWLVTSPSSSPENSFYLPDGTHASICVGPTIDNQIIRQLFNNVITASKVLGKDKGFSKTLAAKVKKLPPPGIIAKDGRIQEWLEDYKETEPQHRHVSHLYGLFPASEITPEATPALAEAAKKTLEVRGDDGPSWSIAYKILWWARLHDGNRTYKLFKELMKPTIKTDINYGAGGGVYPNLLSAGPPFQIDGNFGATAGIAEMLIQSHAGFIDFIPSIPDAWKAQGEVKGLKARGNFTVDMKWKDGKITAYKVTSPTPRMVKVKVNGQIKNIMAVKA; from the coding sequence ATGCCAATAAAAACGCCGCTGTTAATAACTGTAATGATAACAGGTATTACAACGTTTACTTACGCACAAACCAAACAACTAAAACTCTGGTACAAACAACCTGCCCAGCGCTGGGAAGAAACCGTTGCACTTGGTAACGGCCGTTTGGGGATGATGCCCGATGGCGGCATTACCAACGAAAAAATAGTATTGAATGATATCACCATGTGGTCGGGATCATCGCAGGATGCTAATAACTATGAGGCTTATAAAAAATTGCCCGAAATACGGAGTTTGCTTGCGGCCGGTAAAAATGTGAAAGCACAGGCAATTATCGATAAATCATTTGTTTGTACCGGCAAAGGATCAGGCGGCGTACCTTTTGGTTGTTTCCAGATGCTGGCCGACCTCAACCTTAAATATCAATACAAAGGTATTGAAGATAAAGATGTAAAATATGAAAGTTACGAGCGTGAGTTATCATTGAACAATGCCCTTGCCAAAACCACCTGCAAAGTAAATGGCGTCACCTACAAACGCGAATACTTTACCAGTTTTGGTGATGATGTTGATGTGATTAAACTAAGCGCCGACAAACCGGGCATGCTTAACCTGAGCATTAATATCAACCGCCCGGAGCGGGGTGTTACCAGTACTACCGGCAATGAACTTGATTTAACCGGTCAGTTGGATAATGGCACCGATGGTAAAGGAGTGGCTTACAAAGCCAGAGTTAAAGCGCGGCTAACCGGCGGCACGTTGAGCACTACCCCTGCTTCGCTGGTTATTAAGGACGCAACCGAGGTGATCATTTATGTATCTGCAGGTACTGATTTTAAAAACCACCTGTATTTGACCAAAATAGACAATGCGCTGACGGCTGCCATGAAAAAGCCATATGCTTTGGAAAAACAACAGCACATAGCCAATTTTCAAAAGCTTTTTAACAGGGTAAAGGTTGACCTGGGCGCTTCAGAAGCGGAAAAGCTTACTACAGATCAAAGGCTCATTGCCTTCCATACCAATCCTGATGCCGATAAAGGGCTGCCTGTTTTATTTTACCAGTTTGGCCGCTACCTGAGCATTTGCAGCACCCGCGTTGGTTTACTTCCGCCAAACCTGCAGGGTTTATGGGCCAACGAAGTACATACCCCGTGGAACGGCGACTATCACCTGGATATCAATATTGAAATGAACCAATGGCCGGTTGAGGTTTCCAACCTGTCAGAATTGAACCTGCCCCTCGCCGACTTAGTTAAAGGCATGGTGCCGCATGGCGAAAAAACAGCCAAAGCCTATTACAATGCCGATGGCTGGGTAGCGCACGTAATTACCAATCCCTGGGGTTTTACTGAGCCGGGCGAAAGCGCTTCATGGGGTATTTGTAAGGTAGGTTCGGGCTGGCTGTGTGACAACCTGTGGCAGCATTATGATTTTACCGGCGATAAAAACTACCTGAAACAAATTTACCCCATACTGAAAGGTGCGGCCCAATTTTACAACAGCATGCTTATCAGTGATGCCAAAACCGGCTGGCTGGTTACCTCACCTTCATCATCGCCCGAGAACAGCTTTTACCTGCCCGATGGCACACATGCCAGCATCTGTGTAGGCCCAACCATTGATAACCAGATCATTCGCCAGTTATTTAACAATGTGATCACCGCAAGCAAAGTACTGGGTAAGGATAAAGGTTTCAGTAAAACCTTAGCTGCCAAAGTAAAAAAACTTCCCCCTCCGGGCATTATAGCCAAAGACGGCCGCATCCAGGAATGGCTGGAAGATTATAAAGAAACCGAGCCGCAACACCGCCACGTTTCGCACCTGTACGGTTTGTTCCCTGCATCTGAAATTACCCCCGAGGCTACTCCCGCCCTTGCCGAAGCTGCTAAAAAAACATTAGAGGTAAGGGGCGATGATGGCCCGAGCTGGTCTATAGCTTACAAAATATTGTGGTGGGCACGCCTGCACGACGGCAACCGTACTTACAAACTATTTAAAGAGCTGATGAAGCCTACCATCAAAACAGATATTAACTATGGCGCAGGCGGTGGCGTATACCCTAACCTGTTATCAGCCGGTCCGCCGTTCCAAATTGACGGTAACTTTGGCGCAACTGCTGGTATTGCCGAAATGCTGATCCAGAGCCACGCCGGGTTCATTGATTTTATCCCTTCTATCCCTGATGCTTGGAAAGCGCAAGGCGAGGTTAAAGGCCTTAAAGCACGCGGTAATTTCACCGTTGATATGAAATGGAAAGATGGTAAAATAACCGCATACAAAGTGACTTCGCCTACTCCGCGTATGGTTAAGGTGAAGGTTAACGGACAAATCAAAAACATTATGGCCGTTAAAGCATAA